The following are encoded in a window of Urocitellus parryii isolate mUroPar1 chromosome 7, mUroPar1.hap1, whole genome shotgun sequence genomic DNA:
- the LOC113186833 gene encoding LOW QUALITY PROTEIN: galactose mutarotase (The sequence of the model RefSeq protein was modified relative to this genomic sequence to represent the inferred CDS: inserted 5 bases in 3 codons), with amino-acid sequence MVSVTRTVFGELPLGGGTVEKFQLQSDLLKVDIISWGCTITAVEVKDRQGKASDVVLAFSELEGYLQXAVVGRVANRIAKGTFTLGGKEYHLAINNGPNSLHGGLKGFDKVLWTPQVLSNGVQFSRISPDGEEGYPGELKVWVTYTLDGGELVVNYRAQASQTTPVNLTNHSYFNLAGQGSPNIYDLEVTIEADAFLPVDEALIPTGDVAPVQETAFSLRKPVELGKYLQEFHIDGIDHNFCLNGSKEKLLKAFCARVYHAGSGRVLEVLTGXPGVQCYMGTFLNGTLKGKRGAIYPKHSSFYLETQNWXHFPPVLLSPGEEYNHTTWFKFSVV; translated from the exons ATGGTTTCAGTGACCAGAACAGTGTTTGGAGAGCTGCCCTTGGGAGGAGGGACAGTGGAGAAGTTCCAGCTACAATCAGACCTGTTGAAAGTGGACATCATTTCCTGGGGCTGCACCATCACAGCTGTGGAGGTCAAAGACAGGCAGGGGAAAGCCTCCGACGTGGTTCTTGCCTTCTCTGAGTTGGAAGGGTACCTCCA AGCAGTGGTTGGAAGGGTGGCCAACCGAATTGCCAAAGGAACATTCACATTGGGTGGGAAGGAGTATCACCTGGCCATTAACAATGGGCCCAACAGTCTGCATGGAGGACTCAAAGGGTTTGACAAGGTCCTCTGGACCCCTCAGGTGCTCTCAAATGGTGTCCAGTTCTCCCGCATCAGTCCAGATGGTGAGGAAGGCTACCCTGGAGAGTTAAAAGTCTGGGTGACATACACCCTGGATGGCGGGGAGCTCGTGGTCAACTATAGAGCACAAGCCAGTCAGACCACACCAGTCAATCTGACCAACCATTCTTACTTCAACCTGGCAGGCCAGGGATCCCCAAATATATATGACCTTGAAGTCACCATAGAAGCTGATGCTTTCTTGCCTGTGGATGAAGCCCTGATTCCTACAGGAGATGTTGCTCCAGTGCAAGAAACTGCATTCAGCCTAAGAAAACCAGTGGAGCTTGGAAAATACCTTCAGGAGTTCCACATCGATGGTATTGACCATAATTTCTGTCTGAATGGATCCAAAGAAAAGCTTTT AAAAGCTTTCTGTGCAAGGGTGTATCATGCTGGAAGTGGGAGGGTACTAGAAGTACTCACTG GTCCTGGTGTCCAGTGTTACATGGGTACCTTCCTGAATGGCACACTGAAGGGCAAGAGAGGAGCCATCTATCCTAAGCACTCCAGCTTCTACCTTGAGACCCAGAATTG CCACTTCCCTCCTGTGCTGCTGAGTCCTGGGGAGGAGTACAATCATACCACCTGGTTCAAGTTTTCTGTGGTTTGA